One stretch of Schlesneria sp. DSM 10557 DNA includes these proteins:
- a CDS encoding Gfo/Idh/MocA family protein, with translation MSSDNPQRSAVNRREFLGRSAQRAAGVAVGVVGLTATASAAVASVSAQDRVRVGVIGVRNQGKLLAGELARLQDVEIRSLCDVDESQFAPALHAVVDAGQKAPAIERDFRRLLDDPGIDAVVIATPDHWHARMTSLACQAGKDVYVESPATHFIAEGPEMMAAAQRFNRVVQVGLQQRSGAHFLSAIDFLRSGRLGHVKLAKAWIVHRRKSIGHKPDCEQPSNVDYAQWLGPAPERPFNQNRFHFNWRWCWDFGGGELAHWGVHMLDVARWGLDVDLPHRVSAVGGKYGFNDDQETPDTLSVQYAFEQKSILWEHRLWSSHGIEGRSSGVSFHGDRGTLVVDRGGWKVYDCAESVTADSSDLQSAHLRNFVDCVRNRQTPAADLQIGHAAATLCHLGNIAYRVGHEVKFDPQLLNFGSDNDANALLVNSRAIVS, from the coding sequence ATGAGTAGCGACAACCCCCAACGCAGTGCAGTAAATCGACGGGAATTCCTGGGTCGAAGTGCTCAGCGTGCGGCTGGTGTCGCGGTCGGCGTGGTGGGACTGACAGCGACTGCCTCTGCCGCAGTCGCGAGCGTTTCTGCCCAGGACCGAGTCCGAGTTGGCGTGATCGGTGTTCGAAATCAGGGAAAGCTGTTGGCCGGTGAGTTAGCTCGCCTGCAGGACGTCGAGATCCGCAGCCTGTGCGACGTCGATGAGTCCCAGTTTGCCCCCGCGCTCCATGCAGTTGTCGACGCTGGACAGAAAGCTCCCGCCATCGAACGGGATTTTCGTCGGCTTCTCGATGATCCCGGCATCGACGCAGTCGTGATCGCCACCCCCGACCACTGGCACGCCAGGATGACATCACTCGCCTGTCAGGCCGGAAAAGACGTCTACGTAGAAAGCCCCGCGACGCATTTCATCGCCGAAGGGCCGGAGATGATGGCAGCGGCGCAACGGTTCAATCGTGTTGTGCAAGTCGGCCTGCAGCAGCGAAGTGGTGCTCACTTCCTGTCGGCGATCGACTTCCTTCGCAGCGGACGACTGGGCCACGTCAAGCTGGCCAAAGCCTGGATCGTTCACCGTAGAAAATCCATCGGTCACAAACCGGACTGCGAGCAACCTTCGAATGTCGACTACGCGCAGTGGTTGGGGCCAGCACCCGAACGTCCCTTCAATCAAAACCGGTTCCACTTCAACTGGCGCTGGTGCTGGGATTTCGGCGGTGGTGAACTCGCGCATTGGGGAGTTCACATGCTGGATGTGGCGCGCTGGGGTCTGGATGTCGATCTGCCGCACCGGGTTTCTGCCGTAGGGGGGAAGTACGGGTTCAATGACGATCAGGAGACACCGGACACACTGTCTGTGCAGTACGCATTCGAACAGAAATCAATCCTGTGGGAACATCGACTCTGGTCATCACATGGAATCGAAGGCAGAAGCTCGGGTGTCTCTTTCCACGGCGACCGTGGAACGCTGGTTGTTGACCGGGGAGGTTGGAAAGTCTACGACTGTGCTGAGAGCGTGACTGCGGATTCTTCTGACTTGCAATCAGCCCACCTCAGGAATTTCGTCGACTGCGTGAGAAATCGTCAAACCCCTGCAGCCGACCTGCAAATCGGACACGCAGCCGCCACGCTCTGTCACTTGGGAAACATCGCCTATCGAGTCGGCCATGAAGTGAAGTTCGACCCGCAACTCTTGAACTTTGGATCAGACAATGATGCCAACGCACTTCTGGTAAATTCCAGAGCGATCGTTTCGTAG
- a CDS encoding KUP/HAK/KT family potassium transporter, with translation MSHTETSSTDGAADESDHTAEPTPLPTESPRPRSLWVRIREATGTVYGDIGTSVLYTTMEITRETVRLKNHHLPHNELNALLLGGGADLLNRNEVLGGLSLVFWALMFVTIKYDLLVMRADDRGEGGTFALWSLLQGYTGRVVGITVLSYLVVAAAGLLASDGIITPSISMLGAFEPLGETPAIIATLCCLFVMFKVQWRGTSKIGGFFGWFMLLVWFPWIALKGLPWIIRRPDIFEAVNPWFALQFLMSFPSAGAFVLLGVVVLAITGGEAKFVDIGHFAVTNHEPSSVSESLPPALSGRYPVMISWLVFVLPCLLLNYAGQAAYILQEGVPPRGNCFYALTPKFGDDTTNYVMLVIDLFLSAIAAFIASQALITGLFSITKQAIELGFMPRCDVRYTSHEAEGQVYLPAVNWLMFAGCVAVTLSFRSAGNLAAAYGIAVTATMVITTLFFGYVTFYRWRWPIWLSILVCLPILLVDLTFFTSNLLKIIHGGYFPVLIAIALTTIMLTWQWGRSQLSSAFYRFGVREGKKLDWLIALRDMLDDLELTMQENLPYARKLVQGRRKIVESDRAAVFLCSRPIRGIDDYVPIVLRVFLKKYGVLPSYIVFLHVRQISQPYAKVTPSRYEVFHLGHDIDSVVATFGYLEQPSVRETLRELQSAKQIRIAADRWIIEVGEEDVIAGQDLGLLQQLRLWLFRWILRISTPAHKYLGLVYDAAISKEIIPVVFNRDDAKVALPELEIESTGEGSPA, from the coding sequence ATGAGCCACACTGAAACCAGTTCGACCGACGGTGCTGCCGACGAATCTGACCATACAGCCGAACCGACTCCCCTCCCCACTGAGAGCCCCCGTCCGAGAAGCCTGTGGGTCAGGATCCGTGAAGCAACAGGTACCGTATACGGCGACATCGGCACTTCGGTGCTCTACACGACGATGGAAATCACTCGTGAGACCGTACGACTGAAAAACCATCATTTGCCTCACAACGAATTGAACGCCCTGTTGCTCGGCGGCGGGGCCGATCTCCTCAACCGCAACGAAGTCCTGGGAGGACTGAGCCTGGTTTTCTGGGCACTGATGTTTGTCACCATCAAATATGACCTGCTCGTCATGCGAGCCGATGATCGCGGGGAAGGGGGCACATTCGCTCTCTGGAGCCTGCTGCAGGGATATACGGGTCGTGTCGTAGGAATTACGGTGCTGAGCTATCTCGTGGTAGCCGCGGCAGGTCTGCTGGCATCGGATGGCATCATCACTCCCTCGATCAGCATGCTCGGCGCATTCGAACCCCTGGGAGAAACTCCCGCGATCATTGCAACACTGTGTTGTCTGTTCGTGATGTTCAAAGTGCAGTGGCGAGGTACAAGCAAGATCGGTGGCTTCTTCGGCTGGTTCATGCTTCTCGTCTGGTTTCCCTGGATCGCACTGAAAGGGCTCCCATGGATCATTCGACGACCAGACATTTTTGAAGCGGTGAATCCCTGGTTTGCTCTGCAGTTTCTGATGAGCTTCCCCAGCGCCGGAGCGTTCGTCCTTCTCGGCGTCGTCGTTCTCGCCATCACGGGAGGAGAAGCGAAGTTCGTGGACATCGGCCACTTCGCAGTGACGAACCACGAACCTTCGTCGGTCAGCGAAAGTCTGCCTCCAGCGTTGTCCGGGCGATACCCCGTGATGATCTCCTGGCTTGTTTTTGTGTTGCCTTGCCTACTGCTGAACTACGCAGGACAGGCTGCGTATATCCTGCAGGAAGGGGTACCTCCGCGAGGCAACTGCTTCTACGCATTGACGCCCAAATTTGGTGACGACACGACCAACTATGTGATGCTCGTGATTGATCTGTTTCTGTCAGCAATCGCTGCGTTCATAGCATCGCAGGCGTTAATCACAGGCCTCTTTTCCATCACCAAGCAAGCGATTGAACTCGGATTCATGCCGCGCTGCGACGTCCGGTACACCAGCCACGAAGCGGAAGGACAGGTTTACCTCCCTGCCGTCAACTGGCTGATGTTCGCAGGTTGTGTAGCAGTGACGCTGTCATTTAGAAGTGCTGGAAATCTTGCCGCCGCGTACGGAATTGCCGTCACAGCGACGATGGTCATCACCACGCTCTTCTTCGGATACGTAACCTTCTATCGGTGGAGATGGCCAATCTGGCTGAGCATCCTGGTTTGCTTACCCATCCTGCTCGTCGACCTGACATTCTTTACCAGCAATCTGCTCAAGATCATTCACGGTGGATACTTCCCGGTTCTGATTGCAATCGCTCTCACCACTATCATGCTTACGTGGCAGTGGGGCAGGTCGCAGTTGAGTTCTGCCTTCTACCGCTTTGGAGTTCGCGAAGGAAAGAAGCTCGACTGGTTGATCGCTCTGCGAGATATGCTCGATGACCTCGAACTTACGATGCAGGAAAATCTTCCCTATGCTCGAAAACTGGTTCAAGGCCGCCGCAAGATTGTCGAGAGCGATCGTGCCGCAGTGTTCCTTTGCTCCAGACCCATCCGAGGTATCGACGACTACGTGCCGATCGTGCTGCGCGTCTTCCTGAAGAAGTATGGCGTCTTACCTTCTTACATTGTTTTCCTGCACGTAAGGCAGATTTCACAGCCTTACGCGAAGGTGACCCCGTCGCGTTATGAAGTCTTTCACCTGGGACATGACATCGACTCTGTCGTCGCAACCTTTGGATATCTGGAACAGCCGTCTGTTCGCGAAACCTTGCGGGAACTGCAGTCCGCGAAGCAGATCAGGATTGCCGCCGACCGCTGGATCATCGAAGTGGGTGAAGAAGACGTCATCGCCGGGCAGGACCTGGGGCTGCTCCAGCAACTCAGACTCTGGTTATTCCGCTGGATCCTGAGGATCTCAACGCCCGCACATAAATACCTTGGCCTGGTTTACGATGCCGCCATCTCGAAAGAGATTATCCCCGTGGTCTTCAACAGAGATGATGCCAAGGTCGCTTTACCAGAACTGGAAATCGAGTCAACCGGAGAAGGTTCCCCCGCGTGA
- a CDS encoding AAA family ATPase, whose product MADELHLIAALERNIASAILGKPEAIHLSLVALLSGGHLLVEDAPGVGKTSLAKAIARSLACDFKRLQFTPDMLPSDILGSNVFLPNRGEFEFRPGPIFTNVLLADEINRTTPRTQSALLEAMSEGQVTIEGKTHTLPDPFFVLATQNPFEFEGTYPLPENQLDRFMICIEIGYPSREIEKNVLINHREGEPGEKLGSVITTEQLRRLQSAARAVKVEDSLNDYILEIVDATRNHEQLHLGVSTRGAITLYRAVQGLALIEGRQYAVTDDIKRLVLPVLAHRIVVKGILHEGRRDRANSVLKQILSKIPVPN is encoded by the coding sequence GTGGCCGACGAACTGCATTTGATTGCGGCGCTGGAACGAAATATTGCGTCTGCCATTTTGGGCAAACCTGAAGCGATTCACCTTTCGCTCGTTGCCTTGCTGTCGGGAGGACACCTGCTGGTGGAAGACGCCCCCGGCGTCGGAAAAACTTCGTTGGCCAAAGCGATCGCCCGCAGCCTGGCCTGCGATTTCAAACGGCTGCAGTTTACCCCTGATATGCTGCCCAGTGATATCCTCGGTTCTAATGTCTTCCTGCCGAATCGTGGCGAATTCGAGTTCCGGCCGGGCCCCATCTTTACCAATGTGTTGCTGGCCGATGAAATCAATCGAACGACGCCACGAACGCAAAGTGCCCTGCTCGAAGCGATGAGCGAAGGGCAAGTGACAATTGAGGGTAAGACACATACTTTGCCAGATCCATTCTTTGTTCTCGCGACGCAAAACCCCTTCGAGTTCGAAGGGACCTATCCGTTGCCGGAAAATCAGCTTGACCGCTTCATGATCTGCATCGAGATTGGCTACCCTTCTCGCGAGATCGAGAAGAACGTGCTGATCAATCACCGGGAAGGAGAACCGGGTGAAAAACTGGGTTCGGTCATTACGACGGAGCAGCTTCGTCGACTGCAGTCCGCCGCTCGCGCTGTGAAAGTCGAAGATTCCCTGAATGACTACATCCTCGAAATCGTGGATGCAACGAGAAACCACGAGCAACTTCATCTGGGCGTCAGTACGCGAGGGGCGATCACTCTCTATCGGGCTGTCCAGGGACTGGCCCTGATCGAAGGTCGCCAGTACGCCGTCACTGACGACATCAAGAGACTCGTCCTTCCCGTTCTTGCTCATCGAATTGTGGTCAAAGGTATCCTGCACGAAGGCCGGCGGGACCGAGCAAATTCCGTCCTTAAGCAGATTCTCAGCAAGATACCTGTGCCGAATTGA
- a CDS encoding PDZ domain-containing protein gives MNTSLLAITTCHRGNSACFSRLGPKFMLLALWGFFAITANLIAAEESLESLEETAFKQAAALAAPSIVRIETVGGLEQLEDMLLGNGPTSGVVVSADGYIISSSFNFVSKPSSILVTLPDGRRVAAQQVANDRSKLLTLLKVDAEGLTPAKAAPKNQMKVGQWALALGRTLDNSSPNLSVGIISALNRVWGKAIQTDAKTSPVNYGGALVDVQGQILGVIAPLSPMGGGEAAGVEWYDGGIGFAIPLEDVYQSLDRLKQGSDLLPGLMGITFAGGQALNVPVIVDRVRYNSPAQKAGLKTNDRIIAADGEKTDRVAQFKHLMGRKYAGDTVKVVVVRGETEVPIEIDLVGQLVPYEVPFLGILPVRQAENLDASQAGVSVRFVFADSPAHLAGLTPGDRITKINDVDVQQARQLADLIGRNRSGEHVKVTYTRSGTESSVDVTLGSLPESVVDELATELILGPASPEAEPADPSEAKPDANVEKKPEVLPKTGKFTATLEGNDHDYWAYVPENYVAGHPYGLVVWVHPMGDPMEATVYKMWKTICDRRGLILIAPKSEKVAGWQPGEAEFIRALIAHFREKYTIDPSRIVLHSFGSGSGMAWLVGTKYRDLIRGVVVADAPLLGRLSDNEPDYRQQFFFLCGEDDKVLSKVKASVDGMRKLKFPVSFTLLKGVGAKYPEEHAVEEIGRWVDALDRI, from the coding sequence GTGAACACATCATTACTGGCAATCACCACGTGTCACAGGGGGAATTCTGCCTGTTTTTCGCGGCTCGGCCCGAAGTTTATGCTGCTCGCCCTCTGGGGATTCTTCGCTATCACTGCAAACCTGATCGCTGCGGAGGAATCGCTGGAATCATTGGAAGAGACTGCATTCAAACAGGCAGCCGCTCTCGCTGCCCCCAGCATTGTCCGGATCGAGACCGTCGGGGGACTCGAGCAGCTTGAAGATATGCTGCTGGGAAATGGGCCTACGTCAGGTGTCGTCGTTTCTGCAGATGGTTACATCATCTCCAGCTCATTCAATTTTGTCTCGAAGCCCAGTTCTATCCTGGTGACGCTTCCCGACGGACGCCGCGTCGCTGCCCAACAGGTTGCCAATGACCGTTCAAAACTACTGACGCTGCTGAAGGTCGACGCAGAGGGCCTGACTCCCGCAAAAGCCGCCCCCAAGAATCAGATGAAAGTTGGCCAATGGGCACTCGCGTTGGGCCGAACCCTGGACAATTCCTCTCCTAACCTTTCAGTGGGAATCATCAGCGCGCTGAACCGCGTCTGGGGGAAGGCGATTCAGACCGATGCCAAGACTTCGCCGGTCAACTACGGCGGTGCATTGGTGGACGTTCAGGGGCAGATTCTGGGAGTGATCGCACCACTCTCGCCGATGGGAGGGGGTGAAGCGGCAGGTGTCGAATGGTACGACGGAGGAATCGGATTCGCGATTCCCCTCGAAGATGTTTACCAATCCCTTGATCGGCTGAAGCAGGGAAGCGACCTGTTACCGGGCCTCATGGGTATCACCTTCGCGGGAGGACAGGCATTGAATGTTCCCGTCATCGTCGATCGTGTCCGGTACAACTCACCGGCCCAGAAGGCGGGGCTGAAAACGAATGACCGTATCATCGCCGCAGACGGTGAAAAGACCGATCGAGTCGCACAGTTCAAGCACCTGATGGGACGAAAATACGCCGGAGACACCGTCAAAGTGGTCGTGGTTCGAGGGGAAACCGAGGTACCTATCGAGATTGATCTCGTTGGTCAGCTTGTTCCCTACGAAGTCCCCTTTCTGGGAATTTTGCCAGTCCGACAGGCAGAAAACCTGGATGCTTCGCAAGCGGGAGTCAGCGTCCGCTTTGTCTTCGCCGACAGCCCGGCACACCTAGCGGGACTAACACCCGGTGATCGAATTACGAAGATAAACGACGTCGATGTACAACAGGCGCGCCAACTGGCAGACCTGATCGGAAGGAATCGCTCCGGTGAACACGTCAAAGTGACGTATACCCGCAGCGGGACAGAATCGTCGGTCGATGTGACACTGGGTTCGCTGCCGGAATCCGTCGTTGATGAGCTCGCCACCGAATTGATTTTGGGACCTGCCTCGCCGGAAGCGGAGCCCGCAGATCCATCGGAAGCCAAACCAGACGCCAATGTCGAAAAGAAACCGGAAGTCCTACCGAAAACTGGCAAATTCACTGCGACGCTGGAAGGTAACGATCATGATTATTGGGCTTACGTTCCGGAGAACTACGTAGCGGGCCACCCTTATGGTCTCGTCGTCTGGGTTCACCCGATGGGAGATCCCATGGAAGCGACCGTTTACAAGATGTGGAAGACGATCTGTGATCGTCGCGGCCTGATCCTGATCGCACCCAAATCAGAAAAGGTCGCTGGGTGGCAACCCGGTGAAGCAGAGTTTATTCGCGCCTTGATCGCCCATTTCCGGGAAAAGTATACGATCGACCCCAGTCGGATCGTGCTCCATTCGTTTGGTTCGGGGTCAGGAATGGCCTGGCTGGTAGGAACAAAGTACAGAGACCTCATTCGCGGCGTGGTCGTCGCGGATGCCCCATTGCTCGGAAGATTATCCGATAACGAACCGGACTATCGTCAGCAGTTTTTCTTCCTTTGTGGCGAAGACGACAAAGTCCTCTCCAAGGTGAAAGCTTCCGTCGACGGAATGCGAAAATTGAAGTTTCCCGTCTCTTTTACCCTGTTGAAGGGCGTTGGAGCGAAATATCCCGAAGAACATGCCGTAGAGGAGATTGGTCGTTGGGTCGACGCACTGGATCGGATATAG
- a CDS encoding glutamate mutase L: MTSTDNEHLPAASRVTDPASLQVILATDCGSTTTKAILIEKIDGVYRQTFRGEAPTTVEEPTADVTLGVINAATEVGELAGRRLVDEHGQIIRPARGNEGCDIYISTSSAGGGLQMLVAGVVREMTSASAERAALGAGAIVMETLSSNDKRRPFEQIQRIRELRPDMILLAGGTDGGTKSHVVQLAELIAPAKPQPRFGGQYKMPLIYAGNQDAAPLVKDVLGDSVELSVVPNVRPVLEREELGPARDRVHELFLEHVMAHAPGYDKLINWADAPIMPTPGAVGDILQMIADTHGINAVGVDIGGATTDVFSVFSGTFNRTVSANLGMSYSISNVLAEATLPRILRWIPFECDERELRNRVKNKMIRPTTIPQTQEALIFEQAVAREALRLSYLQHQQFATTLSGVQQQRSIGDAFVQQRGPRSIVDNMRLDLLVASGGVLSHAPRMEQTAMMLIDAFEPEGITRLAKDSIFMMPHLGVLSSVHLKAALEVFERDCLVYLGTCIAPKVKGKPGKPVCKYSFQGDGLSRTGELQFGELIQLPLAVGQIAEVTLSPIADTDVGNGPGKSRTATVHGGTVGVILDGRGRPLELPIDRALCRATVEKWNLSVGMYS; this comes from the coding sequence ATGACCTCAACTGATAACGAGCATCTTCCTGCGGCATCTCGGGTCACTGATCCTGCTTCGTTACAGGTGATACTTGCCACTGATTGTGGCAGCACGACGACGAAAGCGATCCTGATTGAAAAGATCGACGGGGTCTACCGTCAGACGTTTCGGGGTGAGGCCCCAACGACGGTGGAAGAGCCGACGGCCGACGTAACATTAGGCGTCATCAATGCTGCCACTGAAGTGGGAGAACTGGCGGGACGCCGGCTGGTGGACGAGCATGGGCAGATTATTCGACCCGCTCGCGGAAATGAAGGTTGTGATATCTATATCTCGACCTCCAGTGCCGGAGGCGGACTGCAGATGCTGGTGGCTGGAGTTGTTCGCGAGATGACTTCTGCAAGTGCCGAACGGGCGGCGCTGGGTGCCGGGGCGATCGTGATGGAGACCTTGTCCTCTAACGACAAACGTCGCCCATTCGAGCAAATTCAGCGAATCCGTGAACTGCGGCCAGACATGATACTGCTGGCGGGGGGGACGGACGGGGGTACAAAATCCCATGTTGTTCAACTCGCGGAACTCATCGCACCGGCGAAACCTCAGCCCCGTTTTGGCGGGCAGTATAAGATGCCCCTCATCTACGCCGGTAATCAGGATGCGGCTCCTCTTGTCAAAGACGTGCTGGGTGACTCAGTCGAGTTATCGGTCGTACCTAATGTGCGACCAGTGCTGGAGCGTGAGGAGTTGGGGCCTGCTCGCGATCGCGTTCATGAGCTGTTCCTGGAACACGTGATGGCTCACGCACCTGGTTACGACAAACTGATTAATTGGGCCGATGCTCCGATTATGCCGACACCCGGGGCCGTCGGCGACATCCTGCAGATGATCGCTGATACACACGGCATCAATGCAGTTGGGGTCGACATTGGTGGTGCCACGACGGATGTCTTCTCGGTTTTCAGTGGGACATTCAACAGAACGGTCAGCGCGAACCTGGGAATGAGCTATTCCATTTCGAATGTTCTGGCGGAAGCGACACTTCCCAGAATATTGCGGTGGATTCCGTTTGAGTGCGACGAGCGTGAACTGAGAAATCGTGTCAAAAACAAGATGATTCGTCCGACGACGATTCCACAAACTCAGGAAGCTCTGATCTTTGAGCAGGCGGTTGCACGGGAAGCCCTGCGGCTGTCTTATTTGCAGCATCAGCAGTTTGCGACGACGCTGAGCGGAGTGCAGCAGCAGCGTTCGATCGGAGACGCATTCGTTCAGCAGCGTGGTCCGCGGTCCATCGTCGATAACATGCGGCTGGATTTGCTTGTCGCCTCGGGAGGTGTGTTGTCCCATGCACCCCGGATGGAGCAAACGGCGATGATGCTGATTGACGCATTCGAACCCGAAGGGATTACTCGACTGGCCAAGGACAGTATCTTCATGATGCCGCACCTCGGGGTGCTGTCGTCAGTTCACTTGAAAGCCGCGCTAGAAGTTTTCGAACGGGACTGCCTTGTGTATCTGGGAACGTGCATTGCGCCGAAGGTGAAGGGAAAACCAGGCAAGCCGGTCTGTAAGTACTCATTTCAAGGGGATGGCCTGTCACGAACAGGGGAACTGCAGTTCGGCGAACTGATCCAGTTGCCTCTGGCAGTGGGACAAATTGCCGAGGTCACTCTTTCACCGATCGCAGATACTGACGTGGGGAATGGGCCTGGCAAGAGTCGCACTGCGACTGTGCATGGAGGCACCGTAGGAGTGATTCTGGATGGGCGGGGGAGGCCTCTGGAATTGCCGATTGACCGGGCGCTCTGCCGGGCCACGGTCGAAAAATGGAACCTGTCTGTGGGAATGTATTCGTGA